One segment of Panicum virgatum strain AP13 chromosome 3K, P.virgatum_v5, whole genome shotgun sequence DNA contains the following:
- the LOC120698936 gene encoding uncharacterized protein LOC120698936 has product MEVAAEFKMEYAKGAVDLEVDIVGPGGGGAACSKLNAFEDPDATECSSSFGDTLSGSEDDARPSGISDIEVDSPFCRYPHNGDAAALLDAAASDNVDRLFKKKKVTDHWRNYISPLMWRCQWLELRMKDLQSQVSKYDKELAALKHEKELQTKMIELDCSSSRSVPFSSLCCRKTMKRRRRKRNEDKMDASSYISNHTILSYFEKTEADGHSIEDNANLADDNTKGNNDADWLLGIEGGDTTVEQILLSIQAAQDRVFSLRSNLKQAMAKKNKGITFKVNTWVNGTQSSNCSPGKGKVAALHERSPQDTSDCDMEDSAMPDSALSSYGEASNMDIFESTMSLLSEGPHQMGEFRESSEDVLIDNQAAEEGYQNFEVISHPTKRLRVSVKLEAGAHSEDESVGPVVAVKKEDAQEEATTSFSLHGAFLKPCFTGKRQERKPKKQMKHRRGCPTAAAAALISWRSKRIRKKKQF; this is encoded by the exons ATGGAGGTTGCTGCCGAGTTCAAAATGGAGTATGCTAAGGGAGCAGTGGATTTGGAGGTAGACATTGTTGGtcccggtggtggtggtgctgcttgCAGCAAGTTGAACGCATTTGAGGACCCTGATGCCACTGAGTGTTCAAGTTCCTTTGGAGACACACTTTCGGGATCAGAGGATGATGCAAGGCCTTCGGGGATTAGTGACATTGAGGTGGACTCGCCGTTCTGCCGCTATCCTCATAATGGAGATGCTGCTGCTCTGCTAGATGCAGCTGCTTCCGACAATGTGGATAGATTATTCAA GAAGAAAAAGGTGACTGATCATTGGAGAAATTATATAAGCCCGTTAATGTGGAGATGCCAGTGGCTAGAATTGCGGATGAAGGATTTGCAATCGCAAGTTTCCAAATATGACAAGGAGCTTGCAGCACTCAAGCATGAGAAGGAGCTGCAGACCAAAATGATTGAGTTAGACTGTTCCTCCTCTCGATCAGTACCATTCTCCTCTCTTTGCTGCAGAAAGACCATGAAGCggaggagaagaaaaagaaacgaAGACAAAATGGATGCTTCATCGTATATTTCTAATCACACGATATTATCTTATTTTG AGAAAACGGAAGCAGATGGCCATTCTATTGAAGACAACGCCAACTTAG CGGATGACAACACAAAAGGGAATAATGATGCTGATTGGCTACTTGGTATTGAAGGAGGTGATACCACTGTCGAGCAGATTCTTTTGAGCATTCAAGCTGCTCAAGACAGGGTATTCAGTCTGAGATCAAATCTGAAGCAAGCAATGGCTAAGAAGAATAAGGGAATAACCTTTAAAGTTAACACATGGGTCAACGGTACACAGAGCTCAAATTGCTCACCAGGAAAGGGGAAAGTTGCTGCACTGCATGAGAGATCTCCCCAGGACACATCTGATTGTGATATGGAGGATTCTGCCATGCCTGATAGTGCTCTCTCAAGCTATGGAGAAGCTAGCAACATGGATATATTCGAGAGTACCATGAGCCTATTGTCTGAAGGTCCACATCAGATGGGAGAATTTCGTGAA AGTTCTGAAgatgtattgattgacaaccaAGCAGCAGAGGAAGGATACCAAAACTTCGAGGTGATCAGCCATCCAACCAAACGGCTAAGGGTGTCAGTGAAGCTAGAAGCTGGGGCACATTCTGAGGATGAGAGTGTTGGCCCTGTAGTGGCTGTCAAGAAAGAAGATGCACAGGAAGAAGCCACTACCAGCTTCAGTCTTCATGGGGCTTTCCTGAAGCCCTGTTTCACAGGAAAGAGGCAAGAGCGGAAGCCAAAGAAGCAAATGAAGCACAGACGTGGCTGTCCAACCGCGGCAGCAGCGGCTCTcatctcatggaggagcaagaggaTCCGGAAAAAGAAGCAATTCTAG